The Paroedura picta isolate Pp20150507F chromosome 2, Ppicta_v3.0, whole genome shotgun sequence sequence GACAGACTTTGATTAAAGCCCAGTCCTATCATAAAAAGTAAACATTAGTACACGTTATAATCTTTTTTCCCTTCCAGGGTTTAGAAGCCAGTGCCTCAAGCTGCTTAGTCACAGTTCTTGATGTGCTTTTGCAATGTATAACATAACAATGCGATACATTCACAGCGTCAGAATACTTCGTGGACTCTGAAGTGGTTGTCTAAGGAAGGGGCTTCATCGGCAAAATGAAGCTGGCTGTTGACGTTCACGCCAAACTCCTCAAGGACTTGTACAAATCTCTTGTGCTCTTTTCCGATCCATGACCTCATGGTGTCAAAGACCTGGTACGGCGTGACATGCGCGTTCACGGCGATCCCAGTCTGTGCAAAGCCTTTCAGCACATCAGGGCAGGTGACCCAGGTATTGCTTCCTCCAGAATGACCCCCGTCCAGCCAGTAAATTGCTCGTATGTTTTGGATGAAGGCAGCTAGGTCCTTGTCCTGTTTAGCGCCCTTGAGTTCATAAAGCAATTGGTTCAGGACAACACAACCCTTGCTGAAACCTATCAAAGTGAATGACGCTCCGCCGGCGATGGAAGGCTCGATAAAGTTCACAGTTGAATTGTGAAAAGGTTCGCAGTCTGGTTCCGTTTCTGCCGCCAAACATCCATTGGTACTGGGAGCAACGGGGAATTTGTAAGGTGCGGCCTTTCCATCCTTGCTGAATCCATGTGTGGTCTTCTGTGACAGCAGAAAGTTCTGTGCAATTTTAAAGGCGTTGACCAATAGCGCATGGAGGTGTCTGAAGGCTCCAAAGTCAGGGCTGTGCTCAGGCGCTCCAAACATATTGCTGGCCACAAAATTGTCATAACAGCTGAACTTGTGCAAATGCATGCGAGAGCATTTTATAACCCAAATGTAACTGCCGGGGAAACGATGGGCAAGGATAGCAGCAATGTTTTCTAAGCACCAAGACTCCCACTGGAAGTTTTCTGGATGGCAAACCATAACTTCACGATAGCTCTGAAATGAGGCAACAGATAGGTTTTAGGACAGAGTCTGGATGTATCTTGTAAGCCGTGAATAATAATTTTTCTTACTACATGCAACACGTTATTTGCGACCTAGCAGAACTTTAATGAACAACACTTGGGTTAAAAAGGTATTAAAGCAGAGAGCAGAACATTGGAAATGGCAGTGTAATATTTTATCTACTTTCAGACTCATTCTAAATCTTGAACCTTTATTTACTTTCAAATGCAAATGAAAACTGCCCCTGCTGttgagttccttaacagctgcctgtagcctttccaggaattgggggaagggggagagcatTCCGCAGAATTCtttcactccacccccctaatctagtgcccgttgtattcctgaatgcaacaggcttggcccctaatctACCGAATAatgtttgagttcaatggcacctttaagaccaaccaagattaattctgggcataagctttcatgtgcatgtacacttcagtTATCTAAAGAAatgagcatgcacatgaaagcttatacccagaattaaacttggttggtatTAAATTTTGTCCTactgcttcataccaacacagctacacacctgaatctactattatctatagcaggggtagtcaaactgcggccctccagatgtccatggactacaattcatgggaattgtagtccatggacatctggcgggccgcagtttgactacccctgatctatagtatGGCTGCATATGGATAACCCTGAATATCCCATTTCGAAGAGATACTGCGGAATACACACGCAAACAGGAAACAGAGCCGTTAAACAATAAAAACTTATATAATATTCCTTGCAAGAAAAAGTAGAATATGCTGCAGTTTTTCACTAAAAGGGAACATGGAGCTGCTTTGTAccgaatcagactcttggtccagcaaggtcagtattgcctactcagactagcagcagctgtccagggtctcaggtgaaggtcttgAACATCTTCTAATACCTAGTCCTTTAAATTTGAGAtttcagggattgaatctgggaccttctgcaggtaaaggagaggctcttccactgagctactgcccctccccatgacGGACATATATTGTTATGAATAACCATGCAGTTTGGTCTTATAACTTCAGAAGTTTCAAAAACACTTTGACAAGTTAATGGAATGCCTACAAGAATATCTACTCCTAAGCTTAGCCTAACTTCTCACCTAACTTAGCCTAACTTCTCCTAATCCCattgttgctttaaaaaaccACTATTTAACTACAGATCAGAGAACCAGTAAAGAAAGCAACTGGTTCAGAAACTAATTCATCCACCTCCACTGAAGGGTATAAAGTTAAACTTACATATGAATAAGCAATGACAATCCCATAATCCTCCCCAAGGCTTCTAGTGATGGCCAGCACAAAAAACTGGTTGGATTCAGCCCTTTGTaacctctctcccaccccccaagaaCTGCAGAAAGATGCCAGAATAAAATCCTTGCAGAAGCTGCAACAAACATTCTAAGCATCAGAACAACCTGGGATTAGTACATACATTCTATTTGAGCACAATTAGTCCAGAGTTAATTCCCCATGAAAGCAATTCACTTCATGTAGAAACAGGAGGGGCAATAACAGCTATTCACTTTATaccctgtccagaggaactggttggccacagtgtgagacagaatgctggactagatggatcattggtcttaCCCAACAGGGCTCCTCCTATGTTCTTGTTTCTCCCTTGCCATGAAAACAAACTGTTATTAGCCCCTCCAACATAATAACCAAACCAAAAGGCCTTACCATTTTTTCCCTCACCAGCAGAGCTTAAACCAGAAGGTATGCTGCTGTAACAACCTCCTGATGTAGTATTTGCTCCCTAAGCCAGCCAGGACCCAGCACCAAATATCTAAGATCCCATCTCCTTTCATTCTGCAGgagttgacattaaaaaaaaaaacgtttattCCTAGGTGCCAGAACGACATTTCTAGGCTCTATGATCTGCTGACAGTTGGGATTGGTTCAGCCATGCCTCAAGCATGGTTATaccctgtccagaggaactggttggccactgcatgagagaggacactggactagatggatcactggtctgatccaacagggctcctcttatgtccTTCCCCCCCGCcatgaaatgagcagtgactcacaaaagctcataccctgccataaattttgttaggCATTAAGGCACAACTGGATTCTTGTTTTCTTCTAGTTAAGCCTAAGGATTTCAATTAGCTTAAATTTACTTAAACGTGTATTGGAATGTTATTACAGAATCTGTAAGTGCAAACTCTCTCTGTAAACCCAACATGAGCTGGACTGACTCAATAAAGCAAGACCTGAGAAAGGCAGTCAATGATGGGGCGTTTGGGAGTTCattaaaaactggaagtgatttgaCAGCACGTCACATACAATCCCTCTTTCTCCCATGCTGGGAGGGTACTCCTCAGAGGCAGCAATTATGCCCAAGCAGAAGGAACGATGGAGGTCCTGAGAAAGATTATTACCATCTTTCCCAGAATACAACTGTGCACAGAAGTGCactaagtcaatgggcttagttTGCAGCAACTCTGCACAGGACCCAACAGACTTGTGCAGACCCATGCTGAGCATGCTCATTCAGAAGTTTTCCTTTTCCTAAATGCAAACCGTGCCCAATACTCAAGGCCAGTTTGGGAACTGCATTAGCACCACCCACATCAATAGTGGGCTAACATGCATTTCTATAATTATTCTGTAGATGCCTACAATTTCTATCAGCAATGCACTTTCAGCAAACTGGGCTATGGTTTCAGGAGAATGAATAGATGCACACACATCTGATATACACACACTTCTCTcaaagtagaacaaagtttgagtccagcagtacttctaaaaccaacaaagttgagTTCTGGATACAAGCTCATGCACATGTCTTCAGATGTCCTATACGTAAGACTTGAGGAAGTCTATGAcaaagtatctgaagaaatgtgcctgcacacacaaaaatatactcagaattaagctttgttggtcttaaagatgccaatggactcaaacttagttttgttgcttctgaccaacatggtaTCTCACCTGAACCTGTTTAATCAGACATTTTAACTTCACCAGGCTTCTCATCAACATGGTATCTCACCTGAACCTGTTTAATCAGACATTTTAACTTAATCAGGCTTCTCATCAACATGGTATCTCACCTGAACCTGTTTACGCAGACATTTTAACTTCACCAGGCTACTCAAGCTCGTAATCTGTTCTGGTTACTCTGACTTGCAGATTTCCTTTCTGGCACCTGACAAGGAGGTCCTCCCCTCCAGAACTAATCAGTCACTTCGGGCAGAACCAAGCCCCACCACATCCAATGGTGCTCACTACTTCCAAGCTGCACATGCCCAGGATAGGTTACAGCGCAACCCTACGGATCTCCATGAGGCATCCGGGAAAGGGTTGAGCATtaatggtaaagcatctgctcagcatgcagaaggccaATCTGGGCATCTGAGGTTTAAACAGGGCTCAGACCCTGGGACATTGCTGCCTATGGAGCTGACATTATGGAATATGGACAAAGCAAGGCAGTACACAAGGGACTTTTTTGAGAGGGATTAAGCTAATCCCcagaagattaaataaaagaaatgcaaatatatatatattaattgaatcaatgaaaaccatTAACAGTGGCAAGGGAGAAAAATGtacaaaaagtttttaaaaaatcgagGAAAAGTGAGAAAGGGCCAATGCCGCAGCTCCACGAAGGTTCTGGAATGACACCCAGCGCAGGGCCTGATCCAGGCCAAGGCGGCTCCGCCAGAGTAACTCTGCCAAGGGGCGCAGACGGCCCAAGGCTTCCGCGGGCCCCGATCCCCAGCACGCTTCCTCGGGAGCAACGTCCCCCTGGCCGTTCGCCTCGGCCGGGCTCTCACCTGGACGTCCCCGGGGAAGTAGAGGAcgtgatgctgctgctgctgctgctgctgcggcggcgTCTCCgggggcaggagcagcagcaggtcGTTGGCGCGAGAGGGCTCGTGGCCGGGCACGGCGGGCAGGCGCAGGCGCGGCGGGTCCGGCTGGGGGGCCGAGGAGAGGCGGTGGCGGTTGCCCGAGGGCCCCGCCAGGCAGCCGCCCGGCCCCCCGCGGAGGCTCATGTTCCGCGCCAGGCAGAGGAAGGCGGAACCCAGGAGCCCCCTCAGGACGGAGGCGACAGGTGGGCAGCGCCTGCTCATGGAGGCTCTCCGATCGGCCGGCCGCGGGCCCGCCCACAGCTTGGCCAGGCGGCGCGCAGACCCACGGCGCACGCGCGGGAGGCGGGGGCGGGGCCTAATGGGCGGCGGCGAAGCGAGAGGGCGGGAGGCCGCCGCCTCCTCTCTCGCTATTGGAGGAGCCGGCCGGCCCTCCTTCCGTTGGCTCTGAAAGAGAGGGCGGGAAGTTTCAAGGCCGGGGGGGCGTGGAAAGGGGTtggctgactaggggaggggggaaaaggtaTGGTTCGGCGCATGCGCGCTGCTGGGCTCGTTTAAAGGGCGCCTGGCTGTGGAATTGTTCCAGTACTATTCAAGGATCAACAAATTGGAGAAGGGGGCGCTTCAGAACAAGATTTTCAATTAAACGGAACAATAGGCGGCGTTGACTTTTGTTCTTGGCAAGGCTGAAATGAAGTAAAAAATGGTTGgcaatttttctctttctcccaaaatactgCAACTCGAGGTCGTccattgaagctgatgggcagtaggttcaggttggacaaaaggaaataccactttacacaggATGAAGTTTGTGTTCAGGGGCGCCTTTATGAtcaacaagtttaattctgggtaaaagcttctgtgtgcaggcatgcttcttcagatgcagtgaaaCAGACTGTCTACAATTTAGCCGACTTACCCCCTTTTGTGTCCTCTAATTAATTTGCAGGACCTATTTAGCTTCCAGGAGGGCAGTCAGAACTGACTTTACTTTTAATTTATAATTATCCGCTGTATTGTACATGTGGTTTCTTATATATTAAATAGTTATTGTTTTGCTGTACTTGGTTTTGAAAAACATACTATACACAGTAACTTAGCTTTTCTTGTCAGTCTttccaggacaaaaaaaaatgcccttgGTACAGCGCTGCAACATGATAACACAATAACCTTGTTaaat is a genomic window containing:
- the LOC143829083 gene encoding mitochondrial protein C2orf69 homolog; this translates as MSRRCPPVASVLRGLLGSAFLCLARNMSLRGGPGGCLAGPSGNRHRLSSAPQPDPPRLRLPAVPGHEPSRANDLLLLLPPETPPQQQQQQQHHVLYFPGDVQSYREVMVCHPENFQWESWCLENIAAILAHRFPGSYIWVIKCSRMHLHKFSCYDNFVASNMFGAPEHSPDFGAFRHLHALLVNAFKIAQNFLLSQKTTHGFSKDGKAAPYKFPVAPSTNGCLAAETEPDCEPFHNSTVNFIEPSIAGGASFTLIGFSKGCVVLNQLLYELKGAKQDKDLAAFIQNIRAIYWLDGGHSGGSNTWVTCPDVLKGFAQTGIAVNAHVTPYQVFDTMRSWIGKEHKRFVQVLEEFGVNVNSQLHFADEAPSLDNHFRVHEVF